A region of the Anaerolineae bacterium genome:
GAGGAGGTGATGCTGGCCGAGCGCATCCAACGTGGGCACGAGGCCAAACGCCGGCTGATGCAAGGAGCCCCTGTAGAGGATCACGAGGCGTTGCTCATGGACATTTGGGATGCCCAGCGCGCACAAGATCGCCTGGCGCAGGCGAACCTACGCTTGGTGGTCAGTGTGGCCAGGCACTACGTTGGGCGCGGGATGTCCCTCCTTGACCTCATCCAGGAGGGAAACATCGGCCTGTTACGGGCAGTGGAGAAGTTCGATTCCCGCATGGGTTACAAATTCAGCACCTATGCGACCTGGTGGATTCGACAAGCCATCAGCCGGGCAATCGCCGACCAGGCCCGCACCATTCGCATCCCGGTTCACATGGCCGAGAGCCTCTATCGCCAAATGAGGATTCAGCGCGAGCTACAACAACGGTTAGGGCGAGAGCCTACCTGGGAAGAGCTCGCCCTGGAGATGGACTTGCTCTCGCCGGAGGACAAGGAGGCGATTCGACAGGCGCGAGCCGCGGGCCACCGTGCCGATGAGGCCGTAGAGCGCCGCTTACAGCGAGCGATGGCCAAGGTGCGCATGCTCATTCAGGCCTCTCAGGAGCCTATTTCCTTGGAGGCCCCTGTCGGCATGGAAGAGAACAGCTCGCTGGGAGATTTCATCGAGGATGAAAGCCTCCCTGGCCCTATGGACCAGGCTTCTCTTCAACTGCTAAGGGAACAGGTCGCTGACATCTTAGGGCTGCTCACCGAACGGGAGCGAGAGGTGCTGGAGATGCGATTTGGGCTCAAAGATGGTGTAAGTTACACGCTGGAGGAGGTAGGGCAGGCGTTTGGCGTCACCCGAGAGCGCATTCGCCAGATTGAAGCCAAAGCGTTGAGGAAACTGCGTCACCCCTTACGGGTGCGCCGGTTGCGCGATTTCCTGGGATAAGCCGGCTGTGGTAGCTCCCCGTGATTTGACGCATCGGGCAAGTTCGCGTATAATTGCTGCGTGATCCTCGGTAGCTCAACTGGCAGAGCGACCGGCTGTTAACCGGTTGGTTCGAGGTTCGAGTCCTCGCCGAGGAGCCTGATCTGAATTGGTAAGCCCCGCCGTTGATTACGGTGGGGTTTTTTTCTTTTGTCGTCCATCCCTTTTCCAGCTTCTTTGAGGGCGGGCAGCCACGAAGCGACGCTTCGCTGCCTCCAGCAAGCAGGCTGCTCATTCCCCTGCCGGGTACACCTTCTCCGGAGGCACCCGGCGTTTGGGCCGTTGGATCAGCTCGATGGTGATCCCCAATTCCGCCTCGGTATCCAGGTACGCGTAATGACCGTCGCCATCAAGGCCGAACCCTGCGCCGTCCTGAATCATCGCCAGGCCCGCGGCCTTCGCCTGAGCGAGGGCCGTTCCCATGTCCTCTACTAGCACGCCGAGGTGATGGACGCCGTAGCCATGCTCCCGGACGAACTCGGCGTGGATGGTGTCTCCTTCGATCACCTCGATGAGCTCAATGCGCATAGGGCCTGCCCAGGCGAGGGCCACGCGTATCTTGTAGTCGGCCGGCTGGCCGCGATAGGTCATCCGCTTTACCAGCGGTTTACCGTAGGTGTAAAAGTGCCAGGGGCCGATGCCGAACCGCTTCCAATAGGCCTCGACGGCCGCTTCCAGGTTCGGGACCACTAGTCCCACCTGAGCGATCCCATTTCGCAAAAACGGCAGCCGGCTTTTGAGCTCTTGTCTTTCCATAGTTATCACATTCTCTTTCCCGTTTTATGCTAAGCTAGCGTTGTCATCAAAGCCTCACGTCGTCACGAAAACTCAGATCACGTGGCTGGTGGAGCGCGAAGATGGGCGTGTTTTCTGAGGACACCGCGCTGAACCATTGAAAACATGCAGATCAAGTGGCTATGGCAGATGCCTCCTTGGCGCAAAGTGGCCCTGATGGCAGAGATGAGCCGGGCCGTGTGGACATTGGCTATGGCTGGGCCGCGTCAACGCTATCCGGACGATACGCCCGCCTTACGCCGGCGCCGCCTGGCTGACCTGCTGCTCAGTTCAAATCTACGCTGGGAACATATTGAGCCGCTGATCCAGAGTTTGGGTGATGCCTTCTATGCCGGCTTGGAAATGATGCGCAACGCAATTCGCCAAAGGGCCCCCCAACCCCTTATTGTGCTGTGATGGAATCTGTTTTGGAGCATACCAAGACGGCTTTATGCACCTTGCCGGGGTTCTCAGCCAGCTCGGCGAAGACCTGCGGCGCATCCCACAAATTGAACTCGGTGGCGAACTGCGGATATCGGATCGCTCCGCTGGCCAACAACTGTAGCGACTCTGGGAAGCAGTTCACTGAGGCCCGTGAGCCCAAGATCGTCATCTCCTTGCGGGTGAAATCAAGGCCCGGAAAGCGCACCATCGTCCCCTGCTTCACCAAGCCCACGATGACGATACGGCCGCCCGCTGCCACCAAATCCACGGTTTGCTCCATCGCCTGAACGCTGCCCGTGGCCTCAATGACTACCGGCGCGCCCTCGCCGTTGGTCTGCTCCATCACTGCCTGCAATAGGTGCTCATCGGCCGGCAATACCTCGGCGCCGAGCCGCGCTGCGGTCTCCAGGCGTGATGGCAGCAGATCCGTAGCCACCACGCGCGCGCCACGCGCTCTGGCCACCTCGATCAAGGCGAGGCCGATAGGGCCACAGCCGAGGATGAGCACGTACTCGCCGGCTGCCACCGCCCCTCGCCGACAGGCCTGTACGCCGATAGCCACCGGCTCAGCGAAGGAGGCCACAGTGAGCGGGAGGCCATCAGGCACGCGATGGACATGGGTAGCCGGCGCGGTCAGATACTCCGCATACCCGCCGGGGCGATGCACGCCGATGATCTGCAGCCGCGCGCAACAGTTGGACTTGCCGATACGGCACGGATAGCAGGTGCCGCAGCCCAGGAACGGCTCCACCACTACGGGCATACCCGGCTCTAGCCCAACAACTCCCTCGCCGATCTCGGCAACGAGGCCGGCGATCTCGTGCCCGCAAATCTGAGGATAGACGGCGTAAGGATTCTTGCCTAAGTAGAAGTACATGTCCCCGGCGCAGATGCCGGCCGCGCGAACGGAGATCAGCACTTCGCCGGGGCCGGGCCGCGGCGTCTCCCAGGTGCCGATCTCCATACGGAATGGGGCATGCATGATCGCTGCACGCATAGGATGCTCCCGTCTTTGGAACTACGCTGTCGGCCCACGAAGGCGGACCTGGCAGCCCGTAATCGCCAAACTCATCACAGTTGCCGAAGCACCTCGTCTGGCTCCCACCATCCGCCGGCTGAGAAGCCACCGTCTACGAAGAGGGTGATCCCGGTGACGTAATCCGAGGCAGGAGAGGCCAGGAACAAGGCCGCGCCCACCAGCTCCTCCGGCTCCGCCGGCCGGCGCATTGGAATGCGAGAGCGTAGCCATTCGGCCTTGTACGGGTCATCCCAAATGGGCTTGGAGAGAGGAGTCCGAACGAACCCAGGGATGATGCAGTTAACCTGAATGTGATCCTTTGCCCACTCCACCGCCATCGCCTTAGTAAGCTGGGCGACGGCCCCCTTTGAGGCGCCATAGACCGAGACGCTTCCCAAGGCGAAATGGGAATTGATGGAGCCGATGTGGATGATCTTCCCGCCTCCCTGCTGGCGCATGATGCGATAGGCCGCCTGGCTGATGAAATAGAGGCTGCGCAAATTGACGGCCATGATGTACTCCCAATCATCCTCGGTCACCTGGGCGATGGGCCTGCGTCGGTTTGTCGCCGCACAGTTGATCAGGATATCCAGTCTGCCCATCGCCGCATAGGCCTCATCCACCAGCCGGCGAGCCGCGCAGAGATCACTCAATTCGGCCGTCAACGGGATCGCCTTCCTGCCCATCTCTTCGATCCGACATCGCAACTTGGCCAGCTTATCCGGTGTCCTAGCATGGATAGCAACCATCGCCCCGGCCTCGGCCAGGGCCAGAGAAAGCGCGCCGCCGATGCCTCCCCCCGCTCCCGTGACGAGTGCCCCCTTGCCTTCCAGCGAGAAAAGGCGGTGAAGGATGGACGTTTGAGTGCTCATGCGTTCTCCTGTTCCAGGTTGGTTTTGCCGCATTATACGCCATCCAGGCTGATAACGGCATAAGGCCGCAAGCGAACTCGCACGGCTCCATGGTGACCTGATAAGAGCTCGCCAGCACGAGCGCGGAAGGCCTCAGGCGACTGCACGGCCTCCTCCACGTTGGTTTCGTCCAACGAGCGCGCCCGGACGCGCTCGCCCAAGCCGCTCACGATCACGGTTTGCGGCTCGGCGGTGAAGTTGGCGAGCATCACTCGTGTCTTGTTACCCTTCCGCAGCGCCAACCCGTCCACACAAAGGGGATGGCTCGATCTGCTGGAGATCACCTCCCCACCGCGAAACTCACCGACATCGGCGAACACATGGTAAAGGGGGAAGACCATGCCTGGCAGCGAGCGGAATTTGTCGGGCAGGGGCGAGCCATCTTCCGTCTCCATTACGCCGCGCCAGCCGGTGGTCTCATAATACGTGATGCTGGCCACGCCGCTTTCGGCCAGATATTTGATGCTGCCCAACGTCCACCCGGCGCCGAACAGCGACATCTGACGCACATCCACCTGTCGGGGCAGCTCACCGGTCGGCAAGGGTGGCTCCGGGCCGGTGGCGTCAGGGTTGAAGCGCGGCCTCAGAGTCACCGGCGTGATGCAGATTGGCCGGTCACCGCAGAATTGGCGGGCGCTCTCGACGGTCGCGGCTTGGGCCTCCAGGTTCTCCACCAGGGAGGCGTTGTCGAAGGCATGAACCTGCGGGTTGATGGAGTAGCAGACCGCATCGAGAGACTGAATCGGTGGACGGCTGCGATTCAGCTCGGCGAAGTAGGCGTTGGTGCCGGCCCCAATCGGCACGGTGGCATCGTAGTGGGATAGGATCTCCCGGGCTAAGATCGCCCATCGCTCCGAGGTGGATTTCTCTCGATGGTGGAAGACCAGCCATCGCTCCACTGGCGGGCGGATGCGCGCCAGAAGGTCGGACAGGGCTTTCAGCTCGCGCTCCGCCTCGTCTGAGAGGAAGAGGGCGATCTCCAGCGATACGCCCAGCGCCTGTGCCTCTGCGGTGGCCTGATATAAAGCGGCCTCGTACCCGGGCCCAGCGAGGTCCAGGTCCACGCGCAGGTGGGACAAGTGCAACGCCCTCAAGCGTTCGATCTCCCGTGAGTTGAGCGGCCGGCCGTGGCTCGCCACACCCAGGCCAAGCGAAGGCAAAGGGATCGGGGATGAGGAACGGAGGACGAAGGACATGGGCTGGTCCTCCGCCGTTTGACCTTCCTCTCTTACCCTTTCAGCGCTCGCAATGGGGCCTTGTAGGGAAAGGGTTACCGTCTGCGCGATGCGGGTGCCGGCCTGGATCTCTACTGGATAGGGTAGCCAAAGCGGCGTGCAATAGGTCTTGTAGGAGGCGTCGGTCCAGTTGCGCTGGTCTTCCATCTCGAAGACGTCGCCGGCGAAGCGTACCTCCGCCCAGACGCCTGGCATCACCTCGTGAGAGATGGCCTGGATGTCGAAAAAGGGCTGATGGGGCGAGATGAATTGCGGAAATGTTCCTTCCTCCACAGTCCCATCCACGTGCTCGACTCTACAGCGTGCCCCGGCGCATTCGCGGATCGGGTGGAGCACACAGAAGCCGATGCGGTTGCGCCAAAAGGTCGAGCGGGCCACGCCGTCCATGGCGAAGGTGATGGTTCCATCTGAGCCGCCAGTGATCGTCCCCTTCCAGAAGAAGTCAATGTCGCCCTGCCGGTGTTCGACGTCATAGGCGATGTGGAACGAGTCTTCGCCGATATTCATGTACGCGTTGGAGAGGTGCGGCGGCACGGTACCCCAGTTGCGGTCTCGGACGGCGACATACACCCGGCGAAGCATTTCCCGGTCACCCAATCGGATGTACCGCAGGTCTCCCTCCTCGTAGACCAGGGACAATGGGCCGGCCCGCAGTTCCTTCTGTTGAGGCAGCGGCTCCTCTTTCCCGTAGTACCATACGCTCCTTGGCAGCATAAGGCCCTATCTCCGTAGAATCAGGTGACGAGTAAGGGGTGACAAGACAGTAGGACGACGAGGATGATCACTTGGCTCTTGGTTGCCTCATCCCTTGTTACCTTATCCCGCAAAGTGGATCACCTGGCCGGTGCGGGCCGATTCATAGGCTGCAAAGACCAGGCGGACCGTCTTCAGGTTATCCTCCCCGGTAGTCTCCGCTGGCCCCTCGCCTCGGAGCGCTTGGAGGAGGTTCGCGTGGCAAGGGACGATGCTGGCGTGGACCACATCATAGGCCGGATCGGCCCAGCGGTAGCGCGGGGGCGGATAGCGTTTTGCGTGCGTGCCGTCCTGAGTGGTAACCCGAATCCAGTAATCGGGCGCCACCTCGATGGATCCGCGTTCGCCTTCGACGAAGAAAAGGGTTTGTGGGAAGCATTCCCGCTCCACGTAATTCTCCGCGTAGGCCATCTCGACGATCACGGTCGTCTTGCCGCCCATCCGCATCACCACGGTGGCTACATCTTCCCCCTTGATATCCGGGTGGATGCGGTCAATCTGGCAGTACAGGCTTTCGGCCTCCCCGAACAGGAATCGGGCGACATCCAAGGTGTGGCTGCCCAAATCGGTGAGGATGAACTCCTCTAGATCTTTCAGAAACGGCTGATTGACGAAGACGGGGAACCCGGAGATCATGTCAATACGGGCGCGGAAGGGTGTTCCGATGTGGCCTTCATCTAGCAAGCGCTTGAGTTGGCGGATGGGTGTTTGCCAGCGCCAATTTTCGTGGACGAAGAAAGGCACGCCGGCCTCCTGGCAGGCTGCCACCATGCGTTCCGCCTCAGCCAGGGAAGGGGCCATAGGCTTCTGACAGATGACGGGGATTTTGTGCTCGGCGGCCATGAGCACGAGTCGGCTGTGCGTGGACACGTCGGTGATGATGTCCACGAAGTCCACCCGCTCGTGGGCGAAGAGCGTTTCGGGGTCGTCATATACGGCCGGGATGCCGAACTCCTGCGCCAATGCTTCAGCCTTGGAACGGGTGCGGTTGTAGATCGCCACGCATTCGACGCCGTCTAGTTCTTTCCAGGCGGCCAACTGGAAACGCGCCCAGAAGCCGGCGCCGAACGCTGCAAAGCGCAGGGGTTTCGTTGTCATGGGGCTTCTCCGAGAAGATGGGCAATGACGAAAGCAGGATAGGGATTTGTTTTTTCCCTTGTGGGCCTCAAGGGTGGATGGTCGAACGCAACTCCCTCGACTCGCCTTCCACCGGACACAGCGGCGGTTCCCCTCGCAACGCTCGCAGGACGTTCTCGATCGTCATCTCGCCCAGGCGACGGCGCGCCTCCCACGTGTCCCCGCCTATGTGAGGCGTTAACACGATGTTGTCCAGCGTCAGCAGCGGGCTCCCCTCCGGCGGCTCCCGAACGAACACGTCCAGCCCCGCGCCGGCCAACTGCCCGCTCCGCAGCGCCTCAGCCAACGCCTCCTCATCCACCAGATGCCCCCGCCCGGTGTTGATCAGGATCGCGCCCGGCTTCATCTTCGCCAGCTCCTCTGGGCCCAATAGCGGCCGCCCCGCCCTCGCCAGCCCAGCGTGGAGCGACACCACATCCGAGACCGCCAACAGCTCATCCAGGGACACGAAGGCGATGCCATGCGCCGCCGCAAATGCCTCATCCGGGTACGGATCGGTGGCGATCACTTTCATGCCGAAAGCCTGGGCCCGAAGGGCCACCTCCTTGCCGATCCGCCCCAACCCTACAATGCCCAGCGTCTTGCCACGCAGCTCCATCCCGACGAATCCCCTCCACTGGCTGGCTTTGACGCTCAGGTGGGCGGGGATGACATGCCGGGCGACCGCCAACAGGAGAGCCATCGTGAGGTCGGCTACCGAGTCATGCACCGCCCCGAAGGTCGCGCTGACGATGATGCCGCGCGCCTTCGCGGCGGCCAGATCAATGTTATCCAGGCCCACCCCGTGCTTGGCGATGGTCTTGAGGCGATCAGCCGAGTAGATCACCTCGGCCGTCAGTTCATCGGTGCCGGTGATGATGGCGTCCACGCCGCGCAGCGCCTCCATCAGCTCGGCGGCCCGATAGGGCCGTCCTAACTGATTGGGGATCACCTCGCACCCAGCCGCCTCCAACCTGGCGATGTGCTCCGGGATCGCCTTACCGAACGATTTCGAGCCGATCAGAACCCGCCATTGAGCCATACTTCCGCCATTCCAAGAGGAAAACGCGCTCGACCAGATCGCGCACCTCGGCTACCTCTTGCGCCATGTCGGGCACCTTGTAGATGCCGGCGCCCAAAGCCAGCGTGGTCGCCCCCGCCGCCACCAGATCCGCCGCGTTGTGGCGGTTCACCCCGCCAGCCACCTGCAGATCCACCTGCGCGTTGGCTGCCGTGATCATTTCCCGCACGGCGCGAACGCGCGGGATCGCTAGCGGGTTGAACGCGGTGCCCACGCCTCGCGTGGTTTCACCGGTCACGCGCGACAATAGCAGCACCGCGTCGAGTTGAGAGATGACTGGCTGCAGTGCCGCCACCGGCGTGCCCAGCGTGACCGCCAATCCTACACGCACCTTCTGCTCCCGGATCGCGGCGATCGCCTCGTAGCTCATGCGCAGACTCTCGACGTGGACCAGGATCAGATCGGCGCCTGCATCCACCAGGTGTGGGACAAAGCGCAGCGGCTCCATCACCCCTAGGTGGACCTCGAACGGCAGGCGGGTCAACGGCCGCAAGGTAGCGATGGTGCGCGGCGAGAAGCCCACGTCGGATACGAAGTACCCGTCGAAGACGTCCAGATGGACGAAGTCGAGGCCGGCAGCTTCCAGACGAGCCACCTCCTCGGCCAGCCGGCCGTGATCGCCGTTGAAAAGCGCAGCACCCAATCTAAGCGCGTGTGCAGAGGGGCAGAGATGGGGAAGTGATGCTTCTCTGTCCCTCTGCTCTCCTGCCCCCACGCCCTTGGGTTCCTCTGCTCCCGGGCTCATGCGTCCTCCGGCTCGATGGCGATAGCCCGCACCGGGCAGGCATCCAGGCCTACCACCGGCCACGGCAACGCGATCAGGAACACGCGCTGCCTCCGCAATTCGACCAGATTGTTCAAGCATTCGATAACTGGGACGCCAGCGCTGGTGATCAGGCGGTGGTTCGGAAAATGGCTTACGCCGCGCACCTCATAGCCCGAGGCGTCGGTGCCCAGACAGTTGATCTTACGGTCCTCGACCAGCCAGCGCACAGCTTCTTCGGTCAGGTAAGGGCGATCGTGGGATTGCGGTGTCCGGTACTGATGATGACGCCCGGTCATGATCAGCACGCGATCGCCCACTTGGATATCGCCGGCAGCCTGGATCTCTTCCAGCGTGATCGGCTCTCTGACCTGCTTGTGTCGAAAATCGAGGACGATGGCCGGCCCCATCAACTTCTCGATGGGAATGCTGGCCGTGTCGCCGCCGTTGGCCAGGAAGTGCAGTGGCGCCTCCACATGCGTCCCCACGTGCGAGCCCATGTAGATGGCGCTCATGATGTCGCCCTCTGGCCCATGGCGCTCGTGCTTCCGGGTGACCTCCAGGACGTTCTGCTCTTGGCCCGGCAGCAGCACATGGGTCAGGTCTACGATGCGTCCCTTCGGGATCAGGTTTTGCACGTCCATGAAAGTAATTCTCCTATCGACTTGATCAAATGAAGGACGAAGGATGACAGACGAAGGACGGGACAACGCTCACGCGCGGCCCTCGTCTGCCGTCGCCAGCCCTTCATCCCAACATTCCACCCGCGCACCTTCGACGCCCACCTCGGCGATGATGGCGCGCCCGCCGGCAGCTTCAATGGCTGCCGCCACCTCGGCCTGTTTGCCCGGCTCGCAGAGGGCGATGATAATGCCTCCCATCCCCTTGCCAGAGATCTTGGCCCCCAGCGCCCCCGCCCCCAGCGCCGCCTCGATCAACGCCTCGATCTTCGGCGTTGAGACGTCTAGCTTCTCCAGGCACAACTGATTCAGGTTGAGCAGATGTCCTAGGGTGACCAGATCACCCTTCACTAGGGCCTCCTGCGCCTGTTCCACCAGCATCCCGATCTCGGCGAACAGGTGGAAGCGCATCGGGTGCTGCTCGATGAAGGTGCGTACCCGGGTGTTAACCTCAGCTGTGGTAGCGCGCGTCCCTGTATCGCCGATCACAAGGGGTAGATTCGTCGCCAAGGGGACAGTGATCGCGCCATCTTTAATGGTGAAGCGGACCACGCCACCCAGGGCACAAGTGCTGCTGTCCAATGCCGAGCCGATGCCCCCGTGGGCGATCACATCGCCTTGCCAGGCTAGCCAGGCTATCTCCTGGGGCTCTGGCGCAAGGCCGGCGATTCGCAACGCAGCCAACGCCATCGAGGTCGAAGCCGCTGCACCTGACCCGAGGCCCGAGGCCACGGGGATCTCGGAGCTCCACTCGATGTCCAATCCCAACCCGTCTATGCGCTCCATCACATGGGCTAGTACATAGCGAGTGGGGGCGAAAAAGTCCTCTCGAACGAGGGCTGTGATCTGGTTCAGCGCCTGCACCTGGCGCAGCGCATCTATCTCAGCCTTGAAACCGCGCAGCCGGGCGCGGTCACCTGTTTCAGACCGCTCACCAAAGCGCAGAGTATAGCCGTCATCAGCGCGGACTCGGGCGCAACAGATAGTGCGCAGGGCCACCGCGGTGCACAGGGCGGCGAAACCCCGGTTCACCGCGTGCCCGCCCAACAGGATCACCTTCGCAGGTGCAGAGGTAACGATCGTTTTCTCCATCACGAGATACCATCCAGGATCAGCACTGCGTCCTCCCAGTGCCCTGGCGTGGAAAACCATTGGGTTTTGGGCTCCGGGAAGATCTTTCCCGTCAGGTTGCCGGTGTAGTAGATGCCGGCATCCCTCTGTTCGCCGTCCTGCGGGTTCACCCAGGTGGCCTTCACGTACTTGGTGGCGATCTTATCCAGGTGGATGAGTGCATGACACTGGCTGCTCAGATAGATCATGGCCCAGTCGCCATCCACGGAGCGCACCGCCGCATTGAGCGTGCGCTCGCAGCTCATCCCACTGGCGAAGAGCCCCTGATCGGGCACCCGCTTCCACCAGGGGCGGGAGGTGGCGATGGCCTTAAACTGGGTCATGTGCGCGGCGCCAGGGGTGTCGAAAGTCTCCGTCCACCCTGGCTCCATCCGCCACATCTGGTTCTGGCCATAAGTGAAATAGCCGCCGGCCATGAAGGCCCACCATGCCTGCCGGCGGACGATGAGCGGCGTGATCGGCCCCTGGGGGTACTCCGGGCCGTTCTCGTAAGCCGGCTCGCCCAGTACAACAGGCTTGGTGGGCAGGAGCAGCGCGTCCGTGAGCACGGCAGGGTAGATCTTAGCCCACTCCGTCCAGGTCTGGATCATGTTGAAGTCCAGCCACTCCTCCTGATGGAAGAACTGAGAAGATGAGCGCCAGCCACAGGGATGGTACGTGATCAGGTGTGCGCCGCCGTCGCCTTCGCGCAACCCTCGCGCTAAGGCCCGGTAGACCTCCTCGAAGCCGGTGGGAATGCGATCGCCGCCGTTGACCCAGACGACATTAGGCTGATCCCTGTACCGTTCACCTAGCCACCGGCCGTAGGTCCTAGCGTTGTCGGGATTGAGCATCTTTACGTCGTTGACGTAGTAGCCCCAGGTGGGGAGCATGGCCAGGATCAGGCCCCGCTCGGCGGCGAAGCGGGCCAGGTGATCTACGTGCTCGAAGTAGGCTTCGTTGGGGCGCGCCGGATCGTTGAGCCAGGGCATCTCGCCGGCGTAGTTAGGGCTGGGCCATTTCGTCTCGAAGCCTGTGCCTCCTCCCCAAGCCAGCACCCCCTGGATCACGGTGAATCCTTTGTGGGCGCGATTCTCCAGGTATTTTTCCGCGTCGGCGCGGGAATACTGGGCGAAAAGCGGCCAGGCCGTATCACCCAGCCAGAAGAAGGGGCGCCCCTGGGCGTCTACGAAGTGCCGGCCGTCCTCGCTAACCCGGATTGGGCCGGCGAGGCTAGCGAGTTGCTCGGCTAGAGCGGCTGGCTCGACGTTGGGTGAGTTGGACATCGAAGTCTCCTCCATCTCCAAGAGGTTCACTTCACTGCGCCCAGCGTCAGACCTCGGACGAGATAGCGCTGGAAGAGAAGGGTCAGAGCAAAGATCGGCGCGGTCGCGGTCACCGAAAGTGCGCTGGCTTGTCCCCAGAAAGCTGATTGGGAGCCGAAAAAGGCAGCCAACGCGATCGGCAGGGTCATTGTTCTGGCTGGCCGGCTTGAAGCGCCAATGCTCGGCGGATCGTGTCCTCGGCTTCTACCAGATGTTCCCGCATTGCCTGGCGAGCCCCTTCAGGGTCGCCCCGCTGGACCTGCTCAAAGATCGCCCGATGATACTTCAAGGCACGCGTGAAGGCGTCTGGGATGTCGAAAGCCATCTGGCGCATGGTGATCATGACATCCGCGATCGAATCCAACAACACCGAGAACAGTTCATTGTACGTGGCCCGCGCCAGGGCGGAATGGAAGGCCATATCCGTCCTCACAAAGCGATCTCGATCCCCTCCGCCTTCCGCCTCGCGCAGGATGGCCTCCATCGCCTCCAAGTCCTCCTCGGTGCGCCGCTCCGCAGCCAGGCCGGCGATCTCGACCTCCAACAAGCGCCGAACCTCCAGGATCTTTCGATAGTCCAGGTCTCGCTGTCCTACTCGCAAAAACAGGCTCATCGTCTGGGCGACGGATTGCGCCGTGGGGCTGCAGACAACGGTACCGCTGCCGGAACGGACCTCAAGCAGGCCCTTGGCGACCAAGGCGCGCACCGCTTCGCGCACCACCGTCCGGCTCACCCCGAACTGGCGGGCAAGCTCACGCTCTGGTGGAAGCCGATCGCCTGGCTGAAGCTGGCCCATGACAATTAAGTCCTCGATCTGATCCGTCACACGGGCGGCCAAGGTGGCATCGCGCTCTAGCGTTTTGAAGAGCTCAATTTGAGCACCTGATTCGCTC
Encoded here:
- a CDS encoding sigma-70 family RNA polymerase sigma factor, which produces MASQNKQTVRRPNGKQPAKKRLPRRHPIRTGKARMSILTGSRLKDVEPEWFAPVEPLPDYGALGDEALLDEENSLWWKEEDSLSEWLAAELAGDPVRVYLQEIGRHPLLTAEEEVMLAERIQRGHEAKRRLMQGAPVEDHEALLMDIWDAQRAQDRLAQANLRLVVSVARHYVGRGMSLLDLIQEGNIGLLRAVEKFDSRMGYKFSTYATWWIRQAISRAIADQARTIRIPVHMAESLYRQMRIQRELQQRLGREPTWEELALEMDLLSPEDKEAIRQARAAGHRADEAVERRLQRAMAKVRMLIQASQEPISLEAPVGMEENSSLGDFIEDESLPGPMDQASLQLLREQVADILGLLTEREREVLEMRFGLKDGVSYTLEEVGQAFGVTRERIRQIEAKALRKLRHPLRVRRLRDFLG
- a CDS encoding VOC family protein translates to MERQELKSRLPFLRNGIAQVGLVVPNLEAAVEAYWKRFGIGPWHFYTYGKPLVKRMTYRGQPADYKIRVALAWAGPMRIELIEVIEGDTIHAEFVREHGYGVHHLGVLVEDMGTALAQAKAAGLAMIQDGAGFGLDGDGHYAYLDTEAELGITIELIQRPKRRVPPEKVYPAGE
- a CDS encoding zinc-binding alcohol dehydrogenase family protein; translated protein: MRAAIMHAPFRMEIGTWETPRPGPGEVLISVRAAGICAGDMYFYLGKNPYAVYPQICGHEIAGLVAEIGEGVVGLEPGMPVVVEPFLGCGTCYPCRIGKSNCCARLQIIGVHRPGGYAEYLTAPATHVHRVPDGLPLTVASFAEPVAIGVQACRRGAVAAGEYVLILGCGPIGLALIEVARARGARVVATDLLPSRLETAARLGAEVLPADEHLLQAVMEQTNGEGAPVVIEATGSVQAMEQTVDLVAAGGRIVIVGLVKQGTMVRFPGLDFTRKEMTILGSRASVNCFPESLQLLASGAIRYPQFATEFNLWDAPQVFAELAENPGKVHKAVLVCSKTDSITAQ
- a CDS encoding glucose 1-dehydrogenase — encoded protein: MSTQTSILHRLFSLEGKGALVTGAGGGIGGALSLALAEAGAMVAIHARTPDKLAKLRCRIEEMGRKAIPLTAELSDLCAARRLVDEAYAAMGRLDILINCAATNRRRPIAQVTEDDWEYIMAVNLRSLYFISQAAYRIMRQQGGGKIIHIGSINSHFALGSVSVYGASKGAVAQLTKAMAVEWAKDHIQVNCIIPGFVRTPLSKPIWDDPYKAEWLRSRIPMRRPAEPEELVGAALFLASPASDYVTGITLFVDGGFSAGGWWEPDEVLRQL
- a CDS encoding Gfo/Idh/MocA family oxidoreductase gives rise to the protein MTTKPLRFAAFGAGFWARFQLAAWKELDGVECVAIYNRTRSKAEALAQEFGIPAVYDDPETLFAHERVDFVDIITDVSTHSRLVLMAAEHKIPVICQKPMAPSLAEAERMVAACQEAGVPFFVHENWRWQTPIRQLKRLLDEGHIGTPFRARIDMISGFPVFVNQPFLKDLEEFILTDLGSHTLDVARFLFGEAESLYCQIDRIHPDIKGEDVATVVMRMGGKTTVIVEMAYAENYVERECFPQTLFFVEGERGSIEVAPDYWIRVTTQDGTHAKRYPPPRYRWADPAYDVVHASIVPCHANLLQALRGEGPAETTGEDNLKTVRLVFAAYESARTGQVIHFAG
- a CDS encoding phosphoglycerate dehydrogenase — its product is MAQWRVLIGSKSFGKAIPEHIARLEAAGCEVIPNQLGRPYRAAELMEALRGVDAIITGTDELTAEVIYSADRLKTIAKHGVGLDNIDLAAAKARGIIVSATFGAVHDSVADLTMALLLAVARHVIPAHLSVKASQWRGFVGMELRGKTLGIVGLGRIGKEVALRAQAFGMKVIATDPYPDEAFAAAHGIAFVSLDELLAVSDVVSLHAGLARAGRPLLGPEELAKMKPGAILINTGRGHLVDEEALAEALRSGQLAGAGLDVFVREPPEGSPLLTLDNIVLTPHIGGDTWEARRRLGEMTIENVLRALRGEPPLCPVEGESRELRSTIHP
- a CDS encoding ribulose-phosphate 3-epimerase, whose protein sequence is MSPGAEEPKGVGAGEQRDREASLPHLCPSAHALRLGAALFNGDHGRLAEEVARLEAAGLDFVHLDVFDGYFVSDVGFSPRTIATLRPLTRLPFEVHLGVMEPLRFVPHLVDAGADLILVHVESLRMSYEAIAAIREQKVRVGLAVTLGTPVAALQPVISQLDAVLLLSRVTGETTRGVGTAFNPLAIPRVRAVREMITAANAQVDLQVAGGVNRHNAADLVAAGATTLALGAGIYKVPDMAQEVAEVRDLVERVFLLEWRKYGSMAGSDRLEIVR
- a CDS encoding cyclase family protein, with product MDVQNLIPKGRIVDLTHVLLPGQEQNVLEVTRKHERHGPEGDIMSAIYMGSHVGTHVEAPLHFLANGGDTASIPIEKLMGPAIVLDFRHKQVREPITLEEIQAAGDIQVGDRVLIMTGRHHQYRTPQSHDRPYLTEEAVRWLVEDRKINCLGTDASGYEVRGVSHFPNHRLITSAGVPVIECLNNLVELRRQRVFLIALPWPVVGLDACPVRAIAIEPEDA